A window from Chryseobacterium vaccae encodes these proteins:
- the rfbD gene encoding dTDP-4-dehydrorhamnose reductase, with amino-acid sequence MKKIAVIGSNGQLGNCIRKIAPDFENAYEFIFTDSKNLDVTNEDQVNDFFYDNKPDYCINASAYTAVDLAEKETEKAFAVNADGVAHLAQACTENKSILIHVSTDYVFDGDTNLPYSEDDFTNPTGVYGESKRKGEELALEINPQTIILRTSWLYSEFNKNFVKTMLNLFSQKDELGIVADQFGQPTNANDLAEAIMNIIEAPVKTFGIFHFSNYPEATWFDFAKKIAEFSKSSVKLNALTTEQYPTPAKRPARSTMSLDKIEETYKIEPKHWENSLEECVKILVP; translated from the coding sequence ATGAAAAAAATAGCAGTAATAGGCAGCAACGGACAATTGGGAAACTGCATTAGGAAAATAGCCCCTGATTTTGAAAATGCCTACGAATTTATATTTACCGACTCAAAAAACCTGGATGTCACGAACGAAGATCAGGTTAACGACTTCTTTTATGATAACAAACCTGATTACTGCATCAATGCTTCAGCTTACACAGCCGTTGATCTTGCAGAAAAAGAAACTGAAAAAGCATTTGCCGTAAATGCAGATGGGGTAGCTCATCTGGCTCAGGCATGTACAGAAAATAAAAGTATCCTGATTCATGTTTCAACAGATTATGTTTTTGATGGAGATACCAATCTTCCTTATTCAGAAGATGATTTTACCAACCCAACAGGAGTATACGGAGAGTCAAAAAGAAAAGGAGAGGAACTGGCGTTGGAAATTAATCCCCAAACCATTATTTTGAGAACATCATGGCTGTATTCAGAGTTCAATAAAAACTTCGTTAAAACAATGCTGAATCTGTTTTCTCAAAAAGATGAACTGGGAATCGTTGCCGATCAGTTTGGCCAGCCTACCAATGCGAACGATTTGGCTGAAGCGATTATGAATATTATTGAAGCGCCGGTTAAAACTTTTGGAATTTTCCACTTCTCCAATTATCCTGAGGCTACCTGGTTCGATTTCGCCAAAAAGATTGCTGAATTCTCCAAATCTTCGGTAAAGCTGAACGCTCTCACTACAGAACAGTATCCCACTCCGGCAAAAAGACCGGCAAGAAGCACCATGTCATTAGATAAAATAGAAGAGACCTATAAAATAGAACCAAAACATTGGGAGAACAGTCTGGAAGAATGTGTCAAAATCCTGGTACCATAA
- a CDS encoding acyl-CoA thioesterase: MEKEVSTTVKVRFSDCDPIGHLNNVKYLDYMFNAREDHVETFYGFTYEEYTKQTGCTWIAIQNEIAYLKEVRYNTQVVISSKTIEIQDRTAKVEILMKSLDEKTVHAVLWVTVIYFNIKTRRSEVHPEDIKETFHKFYVDLEQKDFQPRVKFLRSQNAKNS; the protein is encoded by the coding sequence ATGGAAAAAGAAGTATCAACCACGGTAAAAGTCCGTTTCAGCGATTGTGATCCAATAGGACATCTGAATAATGTAAAATATCTGGACTATATGTTCAATGCAAGGGAAGATCATGTAGAGACATTTTACGGATTTACATACGAAGAATATACTAAACAGACCGGCTGTACGTGGATTGCCATTCAGAATGAGATCGCTTACTTAAAAGAAGTACGATACAACACTCAGGTAGTCATCAGCAGTAAGACGATTGAAATACAAGACAGAACTGCAAAAGTGGAAATACTAATGAAAAGCCTGGATGAAAAAACAGTTCATGCCGTTTTATGGGTTACCGTGATTTACTTTAATATTAAGACAAGAAGATCCGAGGTTCATCCTGAAGATATTAAAGAAACCTTTCACAAGTTCTATGTAGATCTGGAACAAAAGGACTTTCAGCCAAGAGTTAAATTCTTAAGATCACAGAACGCAAAAAATTCATAA
- a CDS encoding OmpH family outer membrane protein, with product MKKLSVLFAAVMMVVSVGMAKAQKMATLDVSAVLNAMPEKKKADAELKTFLDTKQAEIKKRVDAGEAKLKQYTEEAPKKTADENKAREAELTKIREEIGQMQEKAQKDLGVKQDAIFGPIEKKLNDAVEKVAKANGYDYIMDSNSQAFIYKGGIDATAAVKKELGVN from the coding sequence ATGAAAAAATTAAGTGTATTATTTGCAGCGGTGATGATGGTTGTATCAGTAGGTATGGCAAAAGCTCAGAAAATGGCTACTTTAGATGTATCTGCAGTTCTTAATGCAATGCCTGAAAAGAAAAAAGCTGATGCTGAACTAAAAACATTCCTAGATACAAAACAAGCCGAAATTAAGAAAAGAGTAGACGCAGGTGAAGCTAAACTAAAGCAGTATACTGAAGAAGCCCCTAAGAAAACGGCTGATGAAAACAAAGCCAGAGAAGCAGAATTAACTAAAATCCGTGAAGAAATCGGACAAATGCAGGAGAAAGCTCAAAAAGATCTTGGGGTAAAGCAAGATGCGATCTTCGGACCAATTGAAAAGAAATTGAACGATGCTGTAGAAAAAGTTGCTAAAGCAAACGGATATGACTACATCATGGATTCAAACTCTCAGGCATTCATTTACAAAGGAGGTATCGATGCTACCGCCGCTGTAAAGAAAGAACTAGGAGTTAACTAA
- a CDS encoding OmpH family outer membrane protein has translation MKNFKITFTFVLLLLAGIFSAQKVGVVDTNEILSKMPQYKEAEARLNAQIDTWQSELQNLQSEYERKKAAFESEKVLLIGDQLKLREKEVMDLDKSIKTTTSLRFGANGEITKLRTNLVLPFQDQIWGAIKTMAEKNGLGTVLDKTSNNVLFLQKRYDYTEKVLDILLKGTEKKEKSNSKSKK, from the coding sequence ATGAAAAACTTTAAAATAACTTTCACATTTGTATTATTACTGCTTGCCGGGATTTTTAGCGCCCAGAAAGTAGGCGTGGTGGATACCAATGAAATTTTAAGTAAAATGCCTCAGTACAAAGAAGCAGAAGCAAGACTTAACGCCCAGATTGATACCTGGCAGTCTGAACTTCAAAACCTGCAGTCTGAGTACGAAAGAAAAAAGGCAGCATTTGAAAGTGAAAAAGTTTTACTGATCGGCGACCAGCTGAAGCTTAGAGAAAAAGAAGTAATGGATCTTGATAAAAGCATCAAAACAACAACAAGTTTAAGATTCGGTGCCAATGGAGAGATCACAAAGCTTAGAACCAATCTGGTTTTACCTTTCCAGGATCAGATCTGGGGGGCCATTAAAACGATGGCAGAGAAAAACGGATTGGGCACGGTTCTTGATAAAACAAGTAACAATGTGCTTTTTCTTCAAAAAAGGTATGATTATACCGAGAAAGTTCTTGACATTCTGTTGAAAGGAACCGAAAAAAAAGAAAAAAGTAACAGCAAAAGTAAAAAATAA